One Chitinophagaceae bacterium C216 genomic window carries:
- the pepE gene encoding Peptidase E: MKRFLLRKYLLFIVLALTWVSSYGQAYKGALFIIGGGDRPPQLMKALIETAQLRPTDYIVVLPMATSIPEESVAYFKSQIKNLCGNYITSFNFNREQADHHQAWIDSVRNARLIYITGGDQNKFMKVVYGTRLYDAMHEALRNGATISGTSAGAAVMSQIMITGEEREDKKGSFKDIKKNNTITSQGMGFITGAIIDQHFIKRSRHNRLISLLADHPNKKIVGIDESTAIIVKGKEARVVGENQVLVIASPKNLKTFKNNKVAFKNANFSLFSEGDKFAIK; this comes from the coding sequence ATGAAAAGATTTTTGCTTAGAAAATATCTCTTATTTATAGTTCTAGCTTTAACGTGGGTATCCTCCTACGGACAAGCCTATAAAGGCGCTCTCTTCATTATCGGTGGTGGGGATCGACCTCCCCAGCTCATGAAAGCTTTAATCGAAACTGCACAATTAAGGCCTACGGATTACATTGTAGTACTTCCTATGGCAACAAGTATTCCGGAAGAATCCGTAGCATACTTCAAATCCCAAATTAAAAATTTGTGCGGCAATTACATTACCAGTTTTAATTTCAATAGAGAACAGGCAGATCATCATCAAGCATGGATCGATTCGGTTCGTAATGCCCGATTAATCTACATCACAGGTGGAGACCAAAACAAATTTATGAAAGTAGTGTATGGCACCCGCCTATATGATGCTATGCACGAGGCATTGCGCAATGGAGCTACCATCTCCGGAACGAGTGCCGGGGCCGCAGTCATGTCGCAAATAATGATTACGGGAGAAGAGCGGGAAGATAAAAAAGGTAGTTTTAAAGACATTAAAAAGAATAATACAATTACTTCCCAAGGAATGGGATTTATTACCGGCGCCATTATTGACCAACACTTCATAAAACGTAGTAGACACAACCGACTAATTAGCCTACTTGCCGATCATCCCAATAAGAAAATTGTAGGAATAGATGAAAGTACTGCAATTATCGTAAAAGGAAAAGAAGCTCGAGTTGTGGGAGAAAACCAAGTGCTTGTAATTGCATCTCCCAAGAATCTAAAAACTTTCAAAAACAACAAAGTAGCATTTAAAAACGCAAATTTCTCCTTGTTTTCAGAAGGAGACAAGTTTGCAATAAAATAG
- the speA gene encoding Biosynthetic arginine decarboxylase: MNNSYLGLVEQTFNFPQEGIEVKNGDLLFNGIDYKALVKKHGTPLKVTYLPKIGMNINKAKQYFANAMRKYKYDAQYFYTYCTKSSHFSFVVEEALKHDVHLETSFAYDIDIINQLYKRRKITKDINIVCNGFKQKNYTSRIAKLINSGFKNVIPVLDNKEELNMYKRSIKTKEPFKIGIRIAAEEEPTFPFYTSRLGIRAKDVLEFYVDEIEGNEEKFQLKMLHIFLNKGIKDDIYYWSELRKSINLYCQLKKICPELDSLNIGGGFPIKHSLAFEYDYQFMINEIVSTIKSACKKARVPVPHIYTEFGSYTVGESMAHIYSVIGEKRQNDRETWYMIDSSFITTLPDTWGIGEKFLMLPINKWNNEYQRVVLGGITCDGHDYYDSEEHINEVFLPKIKNDNGNGNGVGEVKQKGSDDDDEPLYVGFFHTGAYQDQISGYGGIKHCLIPSPKHVILEYNKNGELEDWVYAKEQSAQSMLKILGYLK, encoded by the coding sequence ATGAATAATTCATACTTAGGGCTGGTAGAACAGACCTTTAATTTTCCTCAGGAAGGAATTGAGGTAAAGAATGGAGACCTCCTCTTTAATGGTATTGATTACAAAGCGCTCGTTAAGAAGCACGGGACCCCTCTAAAAGTGACGTACTTACCCAAAATTGGCATGAACATCAACAAAGCGAAGCAGTATTTTGCTAATGCTATGCGTAAGTATAAGTACGACGCTCAGTACTTCTATACCTACTGTACGAAGAGTTCTCATTTTTCTTTTGTAGTGGAAGAAGCGCTGAAGCACGATGTACACCTGGAGACTTCTTTTGCTTATGATATCGATATCATTAATCAGCTTTACAAAAGACGTAAGATCACAAAAGATATAAACATTGTATGTAATGGCTTTAAGCAAAAGAACTATACATCACGTATAGCTAAGCTTATCAATAGCGGTTTTAAGAATGTGATTCCGGTGTTGGATAATAAAGAGGAGCTCAATATGTATAAGCGCAGTATCAAAACAAAAGAGCCCTTTAAAATCGGTATCCGAATCGCAGCGGAAGAAGAGCCTACCTTTCCTTTCTATACTTCAAGATTGGGAATAAGAGCTAAGGATGTACTGGAGTTTTATGTAGACGAGATTGAAGGCAATGAAGAGAAGTTCCAGCTGAAGATGTTGCATATTTTCCTGAACAAGGGTATTAAGGATGATATTTACTATTGGAGTGAGTTGCGCAAGAGTATTAATCTGTATTGTCAGCTCAAGAAAATATGCCCCGAATTGGATTCGCTCAATATTGGGGGCGGGTTCCCCATTAAGCATAGTTTGGCTTTCGAGTACGACTATCAGTTTATGATTAATGAAATTGTAAGTACAATTAAATCTGCTTGCAAAAAGGCCCGGGTACCTGTTCCACATATTTACACTGAGTTTGGGAGTTATACCGTAGGAGAGAGTATGGCGCATATCTACAGTGTAATTGGTGAAAAACGTCAGAACGACCGTGAAACCTGGTACATGATAGATTCCTCATTCATTACTACTTTACCGGATACTTGGGGAATTGGAGAGAAATTTCTGATGTTACCTATTAATAAATGGAACAACGAATACCAGCGGGTAGTATTGGGAGGTATCACTTGCGACGGACACGATTATTACGATAGTGAAGAACACATCAACGAAGTATTTCTTCCCAAAATAAAGAATGACAACGGCAATGGCAACGGTGTTGGTGAGGTGAAGCAAAAAGGTAGCGACGATGATGACGAACCGCTATATGTGGGCTTCTTTCATACTGGAGCTTATCAGGATCAGATTAGTGGGTATGGTGGCATTAAGCACTGCCTGATTCCTTCACCCAAGCATGTTATTCTGGAGTATAACAAGAATGGTGAACTGGAAGATTGGGTATATGCAAAAGAGCAATCAGCTCAAAGCATGCTGAAGATATTGGGGTATCTGAAGTAA
- the rplT gene encoding 50S ribosomal protein L20, which produces MPRSVNAVASRARRKRILKQAKGFYGKRKNVYTVAKNVVEKGMTYMYVGRKLKKREYRTLWIARINAAVREEGLTYSQFINKLQAKGIGLDRKVLADLAMNNPEAFKALVNSVK; this is translated from the coding sequence ATGCCACGTTCAGTAAATGCAGTTGCTTCTAGAGCACGCAGAAAAAGAATATTAAAACAAGCTAAAGGTTTTTACGGAAAACGTAAAAATGTATATACCGTTGCTAAAAACGTTGTTGAGAAAGGTATGACCTACATGTATGTGGGTCGTAAACTAAAGAAAAGAGAATACCGCACTTTGTGGATTGCTCGTATCAATGCAGCCGTACGCGAAGAAGGACTTACTTACTCTCAGTTTATCAACAAGCTGCAAGCTAAAGGAATCGGATTGGATAGAAAAGTGCTCGCTGATTTAGCGATGAATAATCCGGAAGCCTTCAAAGCTTTGGTAAACTCAGTTAAATAG
- the rpmI gene encoding 50S ribosomal protein L35 — MPKVKTNSSAKKRFKVTATGKITHQKSFRRHLLTKKSTKRKRGMRIDGVVAKPNVDFVKRLLRLK; from the coding sequence ATGCCTAAGGTAAAAACAAACTCTAGCGCAAAAAAGCGTTTTAAAGTAACGGCAACCGGCAAGATTACTCACCAAAAGAGTTTCAGACGTCACCTTCTCACTAAAAAATCTACTAAGCGTAAACGCGGGATGCGTATTGACGGGGTAGTTGCAAAACCCAATGTAGATTTCGTAAAACGTCTGCTGAGACTGAAATAA
- a CDS encoding Putative esterase, with protein MYSHETKIRVRYAETDQMGVVYHGNYFQYFEAARGEWLRSLGFSYADMEKSGIIMPVVEVQCKYLRPALYDELITVKVILQELPQHHKITFLQEIYNEGNELLASGRVILFFMNVQNKQRAKMPEALYEKLKPFFNDDVAHGA; from the coding sequence ATGTATAGTCATGAAACCAAAATAAGAGTACGTTATGCCGAAACCGACCAGATGGGAGTGGTGTATCATGGCAATTATTTCCAATACTTTGAAGCAGCCCGTGGCGAGTGGCTCAGAAGCCTTGGCTTTTCTTATGCCGATATGGAAAAGTCGGGCATCATCATGCCGGTTGTAGAAGTGCAGTGCAAATATCTACGTCCCGCACTGTATGATGAGCTTATTACCGTGAAGGTTATTCTGCAGGAATTACCACAACATCATAAAATCACATTTCTACAGGAGATATATAATGAAGGCAATGAATTGTTGGCCAGCGGAAGAGTAATATTGTTTTTTATGAATGTACAAAATAAACAGCGTGCCAAAATGCCTGAGGCCTTATATGAAAAGCTAAAACCCTTCTTCAACGACGATGTCGCACACGGCGCATAA
- the iolG_12 gene encoding Inositol 2-dehydrogenase/D-chiro-inositol 3-dehydrogenase, with amino-acid sequence MNTRREFIKRATVLGAGAFLSADLLAMKRNISSNDKIGLGVIGCRGQGWSNLNALLKVPEVECVALCDIDENVLSKRKEELSKLNIKPRIYSDYRKMLADKDVDIVVVATPDHWHCLQLIDACSAGKDVFCEKPVANSIYEAQLMNKAVQRYGRVVQVAQWQRSQQHFNDAIAFVHSGKLGKISAAKAWMYRTGTQPLPVVPNSPVPAGVNYDMWLGPARKRPFNKNHFHYEFRWFWDYAGGLMTDWGVHLIDMVLLGMKAGIPKSVMATGGKYVFPNDARETPDIQTALYDFGDFQMSWEHNMATGVGLYGMQHGIAFIGENGTLLLSRAGWEVRPDRDKIEAVPWTKASDNGLQKHAANFIDVVKSRKKEDLNCPFEAGAKVAIVSHFGNIAVRTGEKIYWNEAQNKFNVEKATQLVKPIYHNGWKLPVV; translated from the coding sequence ATGAATACACGCCGCGAATTCATCAAAAGAGCCACAGTATTAGGTGCAGGAGCTTTTCTTTCTGCGGATTTACTTGCAATGAAAAGAAATATTTCTTCTAACGATAAAATAGGCCTTGGAGTTATAGGATGCAGAGGACAGGGGTGGAGCAATCTCAACGCACTTTTGAAAGTTCCTGAGGTGGAGTGCGTTGCATTGTGTGATATTGACGAAAATGTATTGAGCAAACGCAAAGAAGAATTAAGTAAGCTGAACATTAAGCCTCGCATATACTCCGATTACCGAAAGATGCTGGCTGATAAAGATGTGGATATTGTGGTTGTTGCAACACCCGATCACTGGCACTGCCTGCAATTGATCGATGCCTGCTCTGCAGGAAAGGATGTTTTCTGTGAGAAGCCCGTAGCTAATTCCATTTATGAAGCACAATTGATGAACAAAGCTGTACAACGCTATGGACGTGTAGTGCAGGTTGCTCAATGGCAACGCAGTCAACAACATTTTAATGACGCCATAGCCTTTGTTCATTCTGGAAAATTAGGGAAAATTAGTGCTGCCAAAGCTTGGATGTACCGTACGGGTACTCAACCGCTGCCTGTAGTGCCCAATTCTCCGGTTCCTGCAGGGGTAAATTATGACATGTGGTTGGGCCCCGCCCGAAAGCGTCCGTTTAATAAGAATCATTTTCATTATGAGTTCAGATGGTTTTGGGATTATGCTGGCGGCCTGATGACAGACTGGGGCGTCCACCTGATTGATATGGTATTATTAGGTATGAAAGCCGGTATTCCAAAATCTGTAATGGCTACCGGTGGTAAATACGTTTTCCCAAATGATGCCCGTGAAACACCGGATATCCAAACAGCACTGTATGATTTTGGCGATTTTCAGATGAGCTGGGAGCATAATATGGCTACTGGAGTAGGGTTGTACGGAATGCAGCACGGTATAGCTTTTATAGGAGAGAATGGTACGTTGCTATTGAGTAGAGCTGGTTGGGAAGTAAGACCCGATAGAGATAAAATTGAAGCAGTACCTTGGACAAAGGCCTCCGATAATGGCTTGCAAAAACATGCTGCCAACTTTATCGATGTGGTAAAGTCAAGAAAAAAAGAAGATTTGAACTGTCCTTTTGAAGCCGGAGCTAAAGTAGCTATTGTTAGTCACTTTGGAAATATCGCCGTTCGCACTGGCGAAAAAATTTACTGGAATGAAGCGCAGAACAAGTTCAATGTTGAGAAAGCTACCCAGCTTGTAAAGCCGATCTACCACAATGGTTGGAAACTGCCTGTTGTATAA